The Dioscorea cayenensis subsp. rotundata cultivar TDr96_F1 chromosome 19, TDr96_F1_v2_PseudoChromosome.rev07_lg8_w22 25.fasta, whole genome shotgun sequence genome includes a window with the following:
- the LOC120249389 gene encoding ABC transporter G family member 41-like has translation MGIDIKHANYYMGSLFYTTIPIIMVNGSPELAMTVSRLPCFLQTRDLLFYPAWAYAIPATITKIPISLIESLIWTSVTYYGIGYSPEAARFFRQFFLLFVVHQTALAIYRFQASFCQTLVASMFISSVIFMVFLSTGGFILPRSSMPSWLRWAFWVSPLTYAEVGLTVNEFFTPRWQKMFISNTTLGNLVLSNHGLVFKSYSYWISVGAILGFALIFNVGFILALTFRKSVGKPRSIISREKLCQINSHNDLHNDIHLKGSTTITFPASTKETNARGRMMVLPFQPLAITFEDICYYVDTPVEMKEQGYRENKLQLLHNITGAFRPGILSVLMGVSGAGKTTLLDVLSGRKTSEESVIFSAWLRLPKDIGSKTKYEFVNEVLETIEVDDIKDALVGRQGVDGLSTEQRKRLTIAVELVANPSILFIDEPTSGLDARSAAIVMRAVKNVAETGRTVVCTIHQPSIDIFEAFDELMLMKKGGKLIYSGPLGQHSRRVIEYFEKIPGVPKIKHNYNPATWMLEITSASVEEQLGINFAQIDRESTIYNDNKELVKQLNTPTRGSRDLHFPTRFPQNGWEQFKACLWKQHLSYWRNPSYNLLQWIFSILSAVILATLFWKHGQTLNNQQSLLNILGSLYGAIMLNGYNNGLSVIPFVVTKRDVLYCEKYSGMYSPWAYSLAQVVIEIPYIFIQVLSFMIVAYPAIGYYWSAYKFLWFFYAMFCALLCYAYLGMFVASLTPNVKMATIVSSFFFQNFNLFSGFIIPGPRIPKWWIWFYYFTPMSWALNAIFSSQYGDIQEEIQEFGKTKTVAIFLQDYFGFHHHQLEQNREARAEPQQTSLHIGRAEFLQM, from the exons ATGGGGATCGATATCAAGCATGCTAATTACTACATGGGTTCCCTGTTTTACACAACTATACCAATTATCATGGTCAATGGGTCACCTGAGCTAGCCATGACAGTTTCAAGGCTTCCATGCTTTCTACAAACAAGGGATCTCCTCTTCTATCCAGCATGGGCGTATGCTATTCCAGCTACCATTACAAAGATTCCAATATCACTGATTGAATCTTTGATCTGGACATCAGTGACTTACTATGGTATCGGTTACAGTCCTGAGGCAGCAAG GTTCTTTCGTCAATTCTTCCTCTTGTTTGTTGTTCATCAGACAGCTTTAGCCATATACCGTTTTCAAGCTTCATTTTGCCAGACTTTAGTGGCTTCCATGTTTATTAGTTCTGTAATATTTATGGTGTTCTTATCAACTGGTGGCTTCATTCTCCCTAGGT CCTCTATGCCAAGTTGGTTGAGATGGGCATTTTGGGTCTCTCCATTAACATATGCAGAGGTTGGATTAACAGTTAATGAGTTCTTCACACCAAGATGGCAAAAG ATGttcatctcaaacacaacacttGGCAATCTTGTTTTGAGCAACCATGGATTGGTGTTCAAGAGCTACTCTTATTGGATATCAGTGGGGGCAATTCTTGGATTTGCTTTGATTTTCAATGTGGGGTTTATTTTGGCTTTGACTTTCAGAAAAT CTGTTGGGAAGCCTCGTTCTATTATTTCTCGTGAGAAGCTCTGTCAGATAAACAGCCACAATGATCTTCATAACGATATTCACTTAAAGGGCAGCACAACTATCACATTTCCTGCTAGCACAAAAGAGACTAACGCAAGAG GAAGGATGATGGTGTTGCCTTTCCAACCTCTTGCAATAACATTTGAAGATATCTGTTATTATGTTGACACACCTGTG GAAATGAAAGAACAGGGATATAGAGAGAATAAGCTCCAGCTGCTGCACAATATCACAGGAGCATTCAGACCTGGTATACTTTCAGTTTTGATGGGTGTCAGTGGAGCAGGGAAAACCACACTCCTGGATGTTCTTTCGGGAAGGAAAACCAGTG AAGAATCAGTCATCTTTTCTGCTTGGCTTCGTCTACCAAAAGACATTGGCTCAAAGACTAAATAT GAATTTGTGAATGAGGTTCTTGAAACAATTGAGGTAGATGATATTAAAGACGCATTAGTCGGTAGACAGGGAGTTGATGGGCTGTCAACCGAGCAAAGGAAACGGCTGACAATTGCTGTAGAGCTTGTAGCGAATCCCTCCATTTTATTTATAGATGAACCAACTTCAGGACTTGATGCTAGATCAGCTGCAATTGTCATGCGAGCTGTCAAAAATGTTGCTGAAACAGGAAGAACTGTTGTTTGCACTATCCACCAGCCCAGCATTGATATATTTGAGGCATTTGATGAg CTAATGCTAATGAAAAAGGGAGGAAAACTAATTTATTCTGGACCACTGGGACAGCATTCAAGAAgagttattgaatattttgag AAAATTCCCGGTgttccaaaaattaaacataattacAATCCTGCAACATGGATGCTAGAAATTACTTCTGCATCTGTAGAGGAACAACTCGGCATTAATTTTGCACAAATCGACAGAGAGTCAACCATTTACAA TGATAACAAAGAGCTAGTTAAACAGTTAAACACACCAACACGAGGTTCAAGAGATTTACATTTTCCTACTCGTTTTCCACAAAATGGTTGGGAGCAATTCAAAGCTTGTCTGTGGAAGCAACACTTGTCATATTGGAGAAATCCTTCATATAACTTGCTCCAGTggatttttagtattttatctGCTGTGATATTGGCAACATTGTTTTGGAAGCATGGACAGACATT aaaCAATCAGCAAAGCTTGCTCAACATCCTTGGCTCACTGTATGGCGCAATAATGCTGAATGGCTACAACAACGGCTTATCAGTGATTCCCTTTGTGGTAACTAAGCGGGATGTTCTCTACTGTGAAAAATATTCAGGAATGTATTCTCCATGGGCATATTCCCTTGCACAG GTGGTAATTGAGATCCCTTATATATTCATCCAAGTATTGTCATTCATGATTGTGGCGTACCCAGCAATAGGCTACTACTGGTCAGCTTACAAATTCTTATGGTTCTTCTACGCCATGTTCTGCGCATTGCTCTGCTACGCTTACCTTGGAATGTTTGTTGCTTCATTGACTCCAAATGTTAAAATGGCGACCATAGTCTCATCGTTCTTCTTCCAAAATTTCAATCTATTCTCTGGTTTCATTATTCCAGGCCCA CGTATTCCAAAGTGGTGGATTTGGTTTTACTACTTCACACCCATGTCCTGGGCATTGAATGCTATCTTCTCTTCACAATATGGAGATATTCAGGAGGAGATACAAGAGTTTGGGAAAACCAAAACAGTGGCCATTTTTCTCCAGGATTACTTTGGATTTCACCATCATCAGCTTG AACAAAACCGGGAGGCTCGAGCTGAGCCACAGCAGACAAGTCTTCATATAGGCAGGGCAGAATTTTTACAAATGTGA